GTCACATCCAGCACAAATTCCTCTTTTGCCTTGGGGCTGATCGGAACAGGCACAAACGCCTTGACTAACTCGCCAGAGGTAGTATTGAAGATCCGGACAGTTCCGTCAAAGCCGCCTGTCGCGATCTGCTGACCGTTGGGATGAAACGCGAGGGCGAAAATAGCGGCGTCGTTTCCCTGTAGCGTTACCAACTGCTCTTCATCTTCCACGTCGTAAATCCGCGCTGTGCCGCTCACGTCGCCAACAGCGATTTTTGTGCCGTCTTGGTTAAAGCCGACCGCATGAATCGGTCCGGGGTGTGCCTCAAATTCTCGAATGAGGTTAAAGTCTGTATTGCCTTTATCCCTTTGGGTTTCCCGAAAGATACGGTAAAGTCGTGGGACCCTATCCTCCCCCGCACTTAAAACCATGTCTGCTTGGGGGTGACGACTAATGCAACTGATTCCCCCGTAGCCCTTGTTGCTGGCGTTGATGTCATCAACGAAAGCACCGTTATTCAGATTGACCAACTTTAAGGCACCGTCTCGACTACCACTCACAAAGTGCGTCCCGTCTACAGAGAATAAGGTGCCGAAAACCCAATCGCTATGATTATCAAATTTAAGTGTCTCTTTCCCATCAGCGACAGAAAGCACGCGCACGGTTTTATCTGAACACCCAAAAGCCATGAGTTCTCCATCCGGGGCAAATGACATCCCGTACAACGTATCGTAGACTGGTCGCACCGATCGGATCAGGGTATTGGTGCTTGTGTCCCACAACTGCACCTCACCAAATTGGGCGGGGGTTCCACCGACAGCGCCGAGGATCTTTCCATCTGAAGTATATGCGATGGATTCGATTCGGTGCGCTTCTCCAACGAGCCGACCGATTAGCTCTGAGCCATCGGATTTGTGCAACAAGATCTCCCGGTATCCGGAGACCGCTAGCGTTTCTCCGTCCGGCGAATACGCCAATGCAGAGATAACGGGAGGTACTGTATAAACTGGTGGCTGATTGGGGC
This sequence is a window from Candidatus Poribacteria bacterium. Protein-coding genes within it:
- a CDS encoding cation transporter; this translates as MKLGAIQIHRGFMLHGLSLGLLLLVSLLILVPGELIPIQGQTPEQVSYYKQIRPILQRSCQGCHQPAEPNGGLVVTSYEAFQEGGMGGASFIPGNPEESMIMEYISGEDPLMPQEGEPLTAEEVELFSRWIAESALDDTPASVDDTISPNQPPVYTVPPVISALAYSPDGETLAVSGYREILLHKSDGSELIGRLVGEAHRIESIAYTSDGKILGAVGGTPAQFGEVQLWDTSTNTLIRSVRPVYDTLYGMSFAPDGELMAFGCSDKTVRVLSVADGKETLKFDNHSDWVFGTLFSVDGTHFVSGSRDGALKLVNLNNGAFVDDINASNKGYGGISCISRHPQADMVLSAGEDRVPRLYRIFRETQRDKGNTDFNLIREFEAHPGPIHAVGFNQDGTKIAVGDVSGTARIYDVEDEEQLVTLQGNDAAIFALAFHPNGQQIATGGFDGTVRIFNTTSGELVKAFVPVPISPKAKEEFVLDVTGMSCGACVAKVQSALIHVSGVIGAEVSLETKRAVINVEKGKITRADLIAVVKETGFSAAPNY